The following are from one region of the Sphingomonas sp. J315 genome:
- a CDS encoding lipocalin family protein has translation MKQSTAIKIAAGVAAATIGGLFLYSRATRPPVINPNVPQPAKPVDLTRYAGIWYELARHENRFQKGMDSVTADYALERDGKVSIVNSGIRTGEVERDVSEGTAIVADEDTNAKLKVSFFGPLYTGDYWVLDHGDDYDWSIVGEPSGRYLWLLARDPRPDPALLQALLTRVEELGYDRWALRITQHD, from the coding sequence ATGAAGCAATCCACCGCGATCAAGATCGCCGCCGGCGTCGCCGCTGCCACCATCGGCGGCCTGTTCCTCTACTCCCGCGCGACCCGCCCGCCGGTGATCAACCCCAACGTGCCGCAGCCGGCCAAGCCGGTCGACCTCACCCGCTACGCCGGCATTTGGTACGAACTCGCGCGGCACGAGAATCGCTTCCAGAAGGGCATGGACTCGGTCACCGCCGACTATGCGCTGGAAAGGGACGGCAAGGTCAGCATCGTCAACAGCGGCATCCGCACCGGCGAAGTCGAACGCGACGTCAGCGAAGGGACCGCGATCGTCGCGGACGAGGACACCAACGCCAAGCTCAAGGTCTCGTTCTTCGGCCCGCTCTACACCGGCGACTATTGGGTGCTCGACCATGGCGACGATTACGACTGGTCGATCGTCGGCGAGCCATCGGGCCGCTATCTCTGGCTGCTCGCCCGCGACCCCCGCCCCGACCCCGCTCTGCTCCAGGCGCTGCTGACGCGGGTCGAGGAGCTCGGCTACGATCGCTGGGCGCTGCGCATCACGCAGCACGACTAG
- a CDS encoding GFA family protein has protein sequence MDRIDVTVTGGCQCGAIRYRATAMLDNSHLCHCRMCQKATGGLFAALVAAPNDALSWTRGTPATFRSSEHVDRGFCADCGTPLFYRGDSGRTNLTIGSLDDPTAFPPRTQMGSESRMPWFADLPALHDEGATEAQDPAWAAAIAASSRQAPDGDQPATGRRSEARSDGSRPPF, from the coding sequence ATGGACCGCATCGACGTCACGGTCACCGGCGGATGCCAGTGCGGCGCAATCCGCTACCGCGCCACCGCGATGCTCGACAATTCCCACCTCTGCCATTGCCGCATGTGCCAGAAGGCGACCGGCGGCCTGTTCGCCGCGCTCGTCGCCGCGCCCAACGACGCGCTGAGCTGGACCCGCGGCACCCCGGCGACCTTCCGCAGTTCCGAGCATGTCGATCGCGGCTTCTGCGCCGACTGCGGCACCCCCCTTTTCTATCGCGGCGACAGCGGGCGCACCAACCTCACCATCGGCTCGCTCGACGACCCCACCGCCTTCCCGCCGCGCACGCAGATGGGCAGCGAATCGCGCATGCCCTGGTTCGCCGACCTCCCCGCCCTGCACGATGAAGGCGCGACCGAAGCACAGGACCCGGCATGGGCCGCCGCCATCGCGGCGAGCAGCCGTCAGGCCCCCGACGGGGATCAGCCCGCTACAGGTCGCCGCTCTGAAGCGCGATCCGACGGGTCCCGCCCGCCTTTTTGA